Proteins co-encoded in one Nicotiana sylvestris chromosome 7, ASM39365v2, whole genome shotgun sequence genomic window:
- the LOC138873316 gene encoding uncharacterized protein, translating to MQRYLDKLQVTLHRFKEWTLDHVPRRQNSEADALANLGSSVEEDDIIPETVVQLSRSVVEEVHTEINSTSLTWDWRNTYIEYVKDGKLPSDHKELRALRTRAARFTLYEDGTLYRRTFDGPLASGYWDNIEKDTKEFVKKCNKCQRFAPMIHQLGEQLHSVLSPWPFMKWRMDIVVPLPMAPCKAKFILFMTNYFSKWVKVHAYEKVREKEVIDFIWDHIVC from the exons ATGCAAAGATATTTAGACAAGCTACAGGTAACATTGCATcgcttcaaggaatggactcTAGACCATGTACCTCGGAGGCAAAATAGTGAGGCAGATGCACTTGCAAACTTGGGGTCATCAGTCGAGGAAGATGATATTATCCCTGAGACTGTCGTCCAATTATCAAGATCTGTGGTCGAGGAAGTTCATACTGAGATAAATtctacaagtttgacttgggattggaggaatacaTATATTGAATATGTGAAAGATGGAAAGCTCCCATCGGATCATAAAGAGTTGAGAGCTCTACGAACCAGGGCTGCTAGGTTCACATTGtatgaagatggaacattatacagaagGACGTTTGATGGACCATTGGCG AGTGGTTACTGGGATAACAtagaaaaagacactaaggagtttgtcAAAAAATGTaataaatgtcaaaggtttgcaccGATGATTCATCAGCTAGGAGAGCAACTTCACTCAGTCCTGTCCccatggcctttcatgaaatggagAATGGACATCGTCGTCCCTTTACCAATGGCCCCatgtaaagctaaattcattttgtttatgactaacTACTTTTCTAAGTGGGTGAAAGTACATGCCTacgagaaggtcagagaaaaagaagttattgacttcatctgggaccacatcgtGTGTTGA
- the LOC138873315 gene encoding uncharacterized protein, with product MPDIPKYNGTTDPNEHITTYTCGIKGNDLEDDEIESVLSKKIEETLSNEAMVWYHNLPPNSIDSFTMLADYSVKAHARAIKVATRKSNIFKIRQTDNKMLREFMSRFQMVRMKLPPVTDDWVVQAFTQGLNEWSSIALRQLKQNLIEYPVVTWADVHNRYQSKIRVEDDQLEPLGFNSSKRIGS from the coding sequence ATGCCGGATATACCgaaatacaatgggaccaccgATCCTAATGAACATATCACTACATACACATGCGGTataaagggaaatgacttagaagacgatgagatcgagtccgttttGTCGAAAAAAATTGAGGAAACTCTATCAAATGAAGCAATggtttggtatcacaacttgccaccgAACTCCATCGATTCATTTACCATGTTAGCTGATTATTCTGTGAAGGCTCACGCTAGGGCCATAAAAGTTGCAACGAGAAAATCCAACATTTTCAAGATAAGACAAACGGATAACAAAATGCTGAGGGAGTTCATGTCCCGATTTCAAATGGTGCGAATGAAGTTGCCACCAGTTACGGATGATTGGGTCGTTCAAGCTTTCACACAAGGGTTGAATGAGTGGAGTTCGATAGCGTTACGACAATTGAAGCAAAATCTGATTGAATATCCAGTTGTAACTTGGGCAGATGTGCATAATCgttatcaatcgaagatcagggttgAGGATGACCAGCTGGAGCCCCTCGGATTCAATTCATCCAAACGGATTGGCAGTTAA
- the LOC104226368 gene encoding uncharacterized protein encodes MGEKKNMPAVWFSLKRSLHCKSEPSDVHDPKTKKQLSTILTRKGGGGGGGGGGSRSGCSRSIANLKDVIHGSKRHLEKPPSCSPRSIGSSEFLNPITHEVILSNSRCELKITSFNGFQESSPSSTFVGTLRPGTPGPGGNPTMHYFNSGCRNSVATPTRRSASFLVDKEGSANSFPCKTTRHSLDNDVNGTSSGVTCHKCGEQFGKWEALESHHLSKHAVSELLEGDSSRKIVEIICRSSWLKSESHVGRIERVLKVHNTQKTLARFEEYREMVKIKASKLPKKHPRCIADGNELLRFYGTTLACGLGMNGTCSLCVSDKCCVCRIIRNGFTTKKELKGGIGVFTTSTSARAYECIELSEDDPSLRKALIVCRVVAGRVHRPLENIQEMAGQTGFDSLAGKVGVYSNIEELYLLNPRALLPCFVVICKA; translated from the exons ATGGGGGAGAAGAAGAATATGCCAGCAGTTTGGTTTTCATTGAAGAGGTCTTTGCATTGTAAATCAGAGCCATCAGATGTTCATGACCCAAAAACAAAGAAACAATTAAGCACAATTTTGACTAgaaaaggaggaggaggaggaggaggaggaggagggtcAAGGTCAGGTTGTTCAAGGTCTATAGCAAATCTCAAAGATGTAATCCATGGAAGCAAAAGACACTTAGAAAAACCACCAAGTTGTAGTCCAAGATCTATTGGTAGCAGTGAGTTTCTTAATCCAATAACTCATGAAGTTATTCTGAGTAATTCAAGGTGTGAGTTGAAAATCACTAGTTTTAATGGCTTTCAAGAAAGTAGTCCTAGCTCAACTTTTGTGGGTACTTTGAGACCTGGTACACCTGGTCCAGGAGGGAACCCTACAATGCATTATTTTAATTCAGGTTGTAGGAATTCAGTGGCAACTCCTACAAGGAGAAGtgcatcttttcttgttgataaAGAAGGTTCTGCTAATAGTTTTCCTTGTAAAACTACAAGGCATTCACTTGATAATGATGTTAATGGAACTTCTTCAGGGGTGACATGTCATAAGTGTGGAGAACAATTTGGAAAATGGGAAGCTCTTGAATCACATCATCTTTCTAAGCATGCTG TGAGTGAACTTTTGGAGGGTGATTCTTCGAGGAAGATTGTTGAAATAATCTGTCGCTCAAGCTGGTTAAAATCAGAGAGCCATGTTGGTCGGATTGAAAGGGTCTTGAAAGTTCACAACACACAGAAAACTCTGGCTCGCTTTGAAGAATATAGGGAGATGGTGAAGATCAAAGCAAGTAAGCTCCCTAAGAAACATCCTCGGTGTATAGCTGATGGAAATGAACTTTTAAGGTTCTATGGAACTACTTTGGCATGTGGCCTTGGTATGAATGGAACCTGCAGTCTCTGTGTATCCGATAAATGCTGCGTCTGTCGAATTATCAGAAACGGATTCACCACGAAGAAGGAACTCAAAGGCGGGATTGGTGTCTTCACGACTTCCACAAGTGCAAGAGCTTATGAATGTATTGAGTTAAGTGAAGATGATCCATCATTAAGAAAAGCATTGATAGTCTGCAGAGTAGTTGCAGGTCGAGTGCATAGGCCGTTGGAGAACATTCAAGAAATGGCTGGCCAAACGGGGTTTGATTCTTTGGCTGGGAAGGTTGGCgtttactctaacatagaggagCTTTACTTGCTTAATCCTAGGGCTCTTCTTCCTTGCTTTGTGGTGATTTGCAAAGCCTAA